The nucleotide sequence CTTATGATCGGCGTCGAGGTCTTTCAGGCGCACGGCAAGACCTTCATTTGCACGCGCAGCCGTGAACATGAACAACTTCAAAAGAATTGCGTAACGAGACTTGCGACGGCGAACATGGGCCCGCAGTTTTCCATATTCCGATGCGGATAAGAATTTTTCCTTTGTGATAGCCCACGGCTTTTGTTTTCGTGGTGTTTTTTCAGTTTCAACTACCATCACGGGCCTACTTTCCTTTTAGCTCCGCGATAAGGGCGTCTCCTTCTTTGCAAAGCGATCGAAGCTTTGCGCTTAACGCTTCAAAGGTCGCAGTTTCCTTTTGGCTGTTTTTTTCCATTTGTCTCCGAAGGCGACTCAAGTCCGAAATTTCGATGATGATGTCACTTAAGCGGGACATTTTGCTTGAATGTTCAAGTGATGCTTTAAGTTTTTCCGGCATTTTTCCTCTTTCCGCAGCGCATTTTTATTTGAAAGCGCGACATTTCAGTCGTGCAATTAAGCTGCGCTCGCAATCCTAAGAGGTAATGTTTCTAAACAAAATAGGGTGTTTTTTCAGGGTTGTTGAAGGTCTTAAAATTGTAAAAACTACAAGGCCGAAAACCCCAATGATTACCGACCTCTTGGTGTGTCACTTTGAGGCGGTAATGCAAGGGTACATCGCATGTGTGACTGGTAATTCAAGTCATGGTCTTAGCAATCCGAAGTATATCTCATGAATGTTCGGGGACGTAACTCTTCAGAGTTCGTGATGGTCTTGTTTTGCTTTTTGGGGCTTACGGGATGCATCGGGAACATAACGGCCAATAGCTGGAAAACAGATTTATCTTCTGTCACTCCACTACCTCTCCCAGCTCCTTCCCTCGTCATTACCGGACCCGCAATTTCTTCTGGCAGCAGCGCGACCTCTTTCGTGTACACGGTGACCTACACCGATGCGACGACGATCAATCTTACCAATGCAGATATCATTTTAGGCGGAACTGACTTCGCAGGCTGCAATGCTGTTGTGACAAACGGGACTACGGCGGTTGCTACCGTCACTGTGTCAGGCTGTACGGGCGACGGAACCGCGAATATTTCTATAGCCGCAAACACAGCGCAAGACGCTGACGGCAACCAAGCACCGGCTTACGGCCCCTCTTCCAACGCCAACGTTAAAAACTCTTTCATCGTTATCTTTAATACAAATAATACCGAGGGTGGATCATCAGCAAACACGGTTGCCACTTTCCCTTTGGTCGATTGGATCGGCTACGATTTCGAAATTTCTTGGGGTGATTCTTCAACTCAAACGGTGAATAGCCCTTCCAGCGCAGGCCGCGTGATCACACACACGTACGGTGCCCCAGGTACTTATGAAGTTAAAATGAAAGGCAGCAATCTTCCGTGGCTGCAATTCTGTAGCGGCACTGACAAACTAAAAATCGTCGACGTCAAGCAATGGGGCCCCAATGCCTGGTGGAAGATGGAGTTCATGTTCGCAAACTGTAAGAACGTGCAGATTTCCGCAACAGACGCCCCAGTCTTAACATCGCTCGCAAGTGGATTCCGCGGACTCTTCCAAGGTGCGACTAATTTCAATAGTGACATCAATCACTGGACAACAACAGCCGTCACCGACATGAGGGATATGTTTGCCGGAGCAGCGGCCTTTAACAAGCCTCTTGGCAATTGGGATGTTTCTAACGTCACAGATATGAGCGCGATGTTCGGCGGAGCCGTCGCGTTCAACCAGAATATCAGCTCATGGAACACATCCAATGTCACCGACATGGCATTTATGTTTTTTGAAGCAAGCGCATTCAACAGCCCGCTTGCAAAATCAGGAAGCTCTTGGGACAC is from Bdellovibrio bacteriovorus and encodes:
- a CDS encoding BspA family leucine-rich repeat surface protein, giving the protein MNVRGRNSSEFVMVLFCFLGLTGCIGNITANSWKTDLSSVTPLPLPAPSLVITGPAISSGSSATSFVYTVTYTDATTINLTNADIILGGTDFAGCNAVVTNGTTAVATVTVSGCTGDGTANISIAANTAQDADGNQAPAYGPSSNANVKNSFIVIFNTNNTEGGSSANTVATFPLVDWIGYDFEISWGDSSTQTVNSPSSAGRVITHTYGAPGTYEVKMKGSNLPWLQFCSGTDKLKIVDVKQWGPNAWWKMEFMFANCKNVQISATDAPVLTSLASGFRGLFQGATNFNSDINHWTTTAVTDMRDMFAGAAAFNKPLGNWDVSNVTDMSAMFGGAVAFNQNISSWNTSNVTDMAFMFFEASAFNSPLAKSGSSWDTSKVVSMAGMFEDADAFNQDIGNWVFTGSMTNMDQMFLNADSFNQNLSTWVLPVGVSHNLFDTGAASWVLGKPTFP